From Oreochromis aureus strain Israel breed Guangdong linkage group 4, ZZ_aureus, whole genome shotgun sequence, a single genomic window includes:
- the LOC116330976 gene encoding kelch-like protein 11, protein MAAAAPNPEDSTRSSGSSGTSTPSALAGDGDAEEAEEFTSSSHCSELSRRQNEQRKQGLFCDVTLAFSSGAATGSVQSCEFSAHRSVLAAATDYFTPLLGGQFSESLSGRVEMKEWSSELGPDPETVESVIQYMYTGEIRVSTCNVHEVLELADRFLLLQLKDFCGEFLKKKLSLTNCVAVHSLAHMYTLDQLALRAADMIRRNFHKVIQDEEFYTLPFHLVRDWLSDAEITVDSEEVLFEAVVKWVQKNPEERSRYFEELFRLLRLPQIKPTYLTRVVKNERLVASNEACLRLVSEAVEGHAIRFENLKSADMEFWSSHMASFQPRFGQNMDVIMVVGGVSEGGDYLSECVGYFIYEDRWVNLPHIHNHLDGHAIAATESHVYVAGSMEPGFAKTVERYNPNRNTWEQVSNLTTRKHSFGLTCIKDILYSIGGHGNFSPGFKDVSVYEPEQDKWHNLESAPKILRDVKAVSVEDRYVYVTARTPVDTDNEDGLKTVTTRYDTESRQWQDVDSLPLIDNYCIFQMAVASTNFYHTASCCPKSYTVRDEVARQKISVRISDEILESLPPEVTSIEGAAICHFDEDVFIIGGWKNSDDVDKQYRKEAYRYCAERKRWMLLPPMPQPRCRATACHVRIPYRFLYGCQRYPMPQNLARQRDRMQQMQQLHRRTLTLRRQLQSQIEC, encoded by the exons ATGGCAGCGGCGGCACCCAACCCGGAGGACTCCACCAGGAGCAGCGGTAGCAGCGGCACCAGCACGCCCAGTGCGCTTGCTGGAGACGGAGACGCAGAAGAGGCCGAGGAATTCACCTCGTCTTCCCACTGCTCGGAGCTTTCGCGGCGGCAGAACGAACAGAGAAAGCAGGGCTTGTTCTGCGACGTGACGCTGGCCTTCAGCAGCGGGGCGGCCACGGGCAGCGTCCAGAGCTGTGAGTTTTCAGCCCACAGGTCTGTCCTGGCTGCGGCCACCGACTACTTCACCCCGCTGCTGGGGGGACAGTTTTCCGAGTCCTTGTCCGGACGGGTGGAGATGAAGGAGTGGAGCTCAGAGCTGGGGCCGGACCCCGAGACGGTGGAGAGTGTTATCCAATATATGTATACGGGAGAAATACGCGTCAGTACCTGCAATGTGCATGAAGTTCTGGAGCTGGCTGATAG gttcctgctgctgcagctgaaagATTTCTGTGGAGAGTTCCTTAAGAAGAAGCTGAGTCTGACCAACTGTGTGGCCGTCCACAGCTTGGCTCACATGTACACCCTGGACCAGCTGGCTCTGCGGGCTGCAGACATGATCCGCCGCAACTTCCACAAGGTTATCCAGGATGAGGAGTTCTACACGCTCCCCTTTCACCTGGTTCGTGACTGGCTATCAGATGCAGAGATAACAGTGGATTCTGAGGAAGTGCTTTTTGAGGCTGTGGTAAAGTGGGTGCAGAAGAACCCAGAGGAGAGAAGCCGCTATTTTGAAGAGCTGTTTCGTCTCCTGAGGCTGCCCCAGATCAAGCCCACCTACCTGACCAGGGTGGTGAAAAATGAACGACTGGTGGCATCCAACGAGGCCTGCCTGCGGCTGGTGTCGGAGGCAGTAGAGGGCCATGCTATTAGATTTGAAAACCTCAAGTCTGCTGATATGGAGTTCTGGTCTTCGCACATGGCCTCCTTTCAGCCTCGCTTTGGCCAAAATATGGACGTTATCATGGTAGTAGGTGGAGTTTCAGAGGGAGGCGACTACCTTAGCGAATGTGTGGGCTACTTTATTTATGAGGACCGTTGGGTCAATCTGCCTCACATCCATAACCATCTGGATGGCCACGCCATCGCTGCCACAGAGTCCCACGTCTATGTAGCTGGTTCTATGGAGCCAGGCTTCGCTAAGACCGTGGAACGTTACAACCCTAATCGTAACACCTGGGAGCAGGTGAGCAACTTGACCACACGCAAGCACTCTTTTGGCCTGACTTGCATTAAGGATATCTTATACAGCATTGGTGGCCATGGCAACTTCAGCCCGGGTTTCAAGGATGTCAGTGTGTATGAGCCAGAGCAGGACAAGTGGCACAATCTGGAATCTGCTCCCAAAATCCTGCGAGACGTGAAGGCAGTGAGTGTGGAGGACCGCTATGTGTATGTCACGGCACGCACACCCGTCGATACGGATAATGAGGACGGATTGAAGACTGTGACCACTCGTTATGACACAGAGAGTCGCCAGTGGCAGGATGTTGACTCCCTGCCTCTTATTGACAACTACTGTATCTTCCAGATGGCTGTGGCATCCACTAACTTCTACCACACAGCCTCCTGCTGTCCTAAAAGCTACACAGTTCGGGATGAGGTTGCCAGGCAGAAGATTAGTGTGCGCATCTCTGATGAGATCCTAGAAAGCCTTCCACCAGAGGTAACCAGCATTGAGGGTGCTGCAATCTGCCACTTTGATGAGGATGTTTTCATCATCGGGGGCTGGAAGAACAGCGACGATGTAGACAAGCAGTACCGCAAGGAGGCCTACCGTTACTGCGCCGAGAGGAAGCGATGGATGCTGCTGCCACCCATGCCTCAGCCTCGTTGTCGAGCTACTGCCTGCCACGTCCGCATCCCGTACCGCTTCCTGTATGGCTGCCAGCGGTACCCCATGCCCCAGAATCTGGCCCGCCAGCGAGATCGCATGCAGCAGATGCAGCAGCTTCACCGGCGCACCCTCACCCTGCGCCGGCAGCTCCAGTCGCAGATAGAGTGTTGA